The segment CCTTGACCCCCGAGTATCACGAACACACCAATAACCAGACCAACAACGAACAGCGGCAGTGAGCGAAAGCTTGCTGCCGTTGTTCTGTTAGCGGTCCTATCTAAAGGAGACTGTATGTCTTTGAAAAACCTGCGTGAATACATCGATGCCTGTTTCACCGGCATCTGGATTGAGACGGATGAACCGGACGAAGCGATTCTGCAAGTGAGACAACTGTCGCACGAAGCCGACTGGACGTTGTCCGTCTGGGATATCGCGAACGGATTTGAAGCGAGTGAGGGAAGCGAGACAGCCGATCCTCTGTCCGCTCTGGAGCTGTTTGGGACCCATGCGTCCCACACCGGGACGAACCTGCTGATCCTGCGGAACTTCCATCGGTTCCTGGGATCCCCCGAACTGATTCAACAGTTGAGCCATCAGCTGACGACGGGTAAACAGCTGCGGAACTTTGTGCTGATCGTCGCTCCGGTCGTCGACATCCCGGTGGAGCTCCGGAAACAGTTCCTGGTTCTGCAACACGAGTTGCCTAACCGGGAGAAGCTCCTCGAGATCGCCACCGAGATCGGCAGCCAACTGGGAGAACTCCCGGAAGGGGATGAGCAGGAACAACTGCTCGATGCCGCCAGTGGACTGACCCGTCAAGAAGCGGAAGCGGCGTTTGCCTTGTCACTCGTGCGAGAAGGCAAACTTTCTCCAGCCTCCCTGTGGGAACTCAAGACGAGTCAGCTGAAACAGAACGGTTTACTGGAACTTCATCGAGGTCAGGAACAGTTCGCTGATCTGGGAGGACTCGGCACTTTGAAAGGATTCTGCGAACGTACTCTTCGGACTCGTTCGAATAACACCTTGGCCAAACCCAAAGGTGTTCTTCTACTCGGAGTCCCCGGTACCGGCAAAAGCCAGTTCGCTAAAGCGCTCGGTCATGAAACCGGACGACCCACGTTGCAACTCGACATCGGTCGGTTAATGGGCAGCCTCGTCGGAGAATCTGAAAAGAACATCAGGCAGGCATTGTCGATCGCTGAAGCAATGTCGCCCTGTGTTCTATTTATTGATGAGATCGAGAAAGGGCTCAGCGGGGCACAGTCGGGCAATGCCGGGGACAGCGGTGTTTCCACGCGGCTGTTCGGTTATTTCCTGACCTGGCTCAACGACCATCAGTCTGACGTCTATGTCATCGCGACGTGTAACGACATCTCCCGGTTACCGCCGGAGTTCAGTCGGAGTGAACGGTTCGACGGTTTGTTCTTTCTCGATCTGCCCGACCGTACTCAGCGGGAACAGATCTGGGAGCAGTATTTGAACGTCTACGGTCTCGATGCATCCCAACCCCGTCCTGAAGACCAAGGCTGGACAGGAGCCGAGATCAAGTCAGCCTGTCGACTGGCGGCGCTGTTGGAAGTCTCACTCGCTGAAGCGGCGCTGCATGTCGTTCCGGTCGCCCAGACAGCCTGTGAGAAAGTCACGGGGCTGCAGCAATGGGCGAGTGGCCGTTGTCTCTCTGCTGAAACTCCAGGCATCTATCAGATGCCTTC is part of the Polystyrenella longa genome and harbors:
- a CDS encoding AAA family ATPase; translation: MSLKNLREYIDACFTGIWIETDEPDEAILQVRQLSHEADWTLSVWDIANGFEASEGSETADPLSALELFGTHASHTGTNLLILRNFHRFLGSPELIQQLSHQLTTGKQLRNFVLIVAPVVDIPVELRKQFLVLQHELPNREKLLEIATEIGSQLGELPEGDEQEQLLDAASGLTRQEAEAAFALSLVREGKLSPASLWELKTSQLKQNGLLELHRGQEQFADLGGLGTLKGFCERTLRTRSNNTLAKPKGVLLLGVPGTGKSQFAKALGHETGRPTLQLDIGRLMGSLVGESEKNIRQALSIAEAMSPCVLFIDEIEKGLSGAQSGNAGDSGVSTRLFGYFLTWLNDHQSDVYVIATCNDISRLPPEFSRSERFDGLFFLDLPDRTQREQIWEQYLNVYGLDASQPRPEDQGWTGAEIKSACRLAALLEVSLAEAALHVVPVAQTACEKVTGLQQWASGRCLSAETPGIYQMPSSTKRRRSVPQGDPSLN